The Pyrus communis chromosome 14, drPyrComm1.1, whole genome shotgun sequence sequence CTAAATCGAATACTAGTTCGTTTATAGATTTTATACTTGAGAGTGAAAAAAgatatacaataaaaaaatgagcATATTCCAATTTGGGGAATACTACCATCGcatttgggttttgtttctcATGATATCTTATCGACTCTTCTTCTCATTTTGTAATGTTACATCATAAtctagatttttttattttctaagttaACCTTTAAATATCatccatacaaaaaaaaatcaaaattatttaattatctaaCAGTTATCCAATACAGAAACGAACGTGAGCGTCGAAAAAAGAAAGGTGGTAAAGGGATTGAGAGACAGTGATGTGCGCTCAGATTGACAACGTAGTGAAGCGCGTGAGAAATTGAAGAGCGAGCAAGTGGTTTCCTATGATTGAAACCCCAATACGATCCACGTGAGCCTCTCAACTTGTAAAATCACTTTCCCCACTACTAAACTCTaaaccaaaaataataaatcatcaaaaaagaaacttattatatttttatatgtgaACTGTTAATTTAGTTTCTAAATTATCACATCAGTAAAATTAATtctctaaactattttttttttcagaaaaatcaatcattaaattataaaaatatgtcaattacatccctaatattatattcgaagtactatattaaattttatgtcaatttaagtcacgttatttacatgtgatacacattgaaGGATGTATTGGTAGTTTTATagtaaagaaatagtgtatggagttaaATTTAGAGGGTAAAGTGGTAGTTTTTCAGAAGTAATAGTGTAAGTTCACTTCGGAGGAtaaattagacgttagatttgCAACCTATTTAAAATGTTGAGGGCTTATAGGGGAGAAAATGATagtattacactctaaagtgtgtcaagtgacttaagttgacgaaaaattggataaaatagcttgaatataatagtagggatgaaattagtaatttttaatgaatttagggacttattttactgaaaaaataattcaatgacttaatTTTCACTGAAGTGATAGTTGAGAGACTATATCGGCACTTCATCCtatttttatatacaaaatttaatagttaatgtttttatactacactttttgtattttgtattttgtattttttttcaaccgatgaattttgttagattagtcatcAACGGAGTTTAAACATATGCCATCGTGTAAGAGCTCAACACATTTCCACTACTGTGGTAAAAAATCACTTGCAATATTTTTATACTACTCAGTGTTACgtattataaaaagaaattagatgATTTGATTTGTGAAAGCAACTTATTTATTTAATGATGGGGGTGTTTAAGTACTTTTGCCTTAACAATAACAACTTAACGAACCCCAATAATTTGGTTGACAAGCTTGCTTGCTCTCCATCTCAAACTCTCATATGGATCTTTGAATATCGAAATGGATGTACTCAATTATTCCAAAGCTCAAATATTTAGTGAATAATGCAAATCACGTGATCTATAAAAGTATAAAAGGTTCAAAAATAAATTGCTTAGTTTACAGGTGTGTTTAGGAGAATGGTTAAGAATTCCAAAACCGCTTTCATTTAACCAAAAGCGCTTTTATATACAACACTTTGGTCAAGTATTTTGATTGTTTCTTTGTTAATGCAATTATTGGATTAATCAAAGGGTTATAGTATGTGGCTAGGGTGGAGGAAGTGGAGCGATCACACACGATTCCAACATTTTCAGTTGacttatgaaatttaaattttttaactttgccacaaaaaaaattaacaaatgacAAATATAGATTAAGGAACAAATAAACATAATTCTTAATTTGTTAAATCTGAGAATTGATGATGAATTTAGTTATAAAATGTGAGATGaccccatttttaattttcacactAAGCTCTAGAAATCTTATCCCTATAACATCCTTtgtaacaagaaaaaaaataaaaaaaatcataatatagCTAATAGCACTACGATCTAATGAGATTTATATGTAGTCTCGTATGTAAAAAATATTATGTTTGATTTTTATGGTCACAAATTTGATATTTAATTATAACTAATTAATTGTATAACTTAGCTGAAACCTCCATAATCCCAAAATTCGTgtgtaacaaaaaataataatgtattATGGATGctactatatatataatctaaATTTCAAAAAGATAATTTATCATCATAAATAAAAGTtcgaaatgataaaaaattggatgattatttgaaaatgagagagaatgtACTTGTGCCTGGCCTTCAACGAGTGGGTAGCAAATCACCTCATGAAGTCAAAAGAAAGAATGTACTTGTATTACACATTATTGATTGCAATTAAATAACCAAACCCTGCATGATTGCCATGAGGCATAACGAAAATCCAGCTCTAAGTCATCTGGCAATTTCCAAAACTTGTGAAAAAATACCATTCCTTCTTTTATTCATCCAACAACCATCACCATTAAGCATATGAGATCAACAGATCCAATCAATAAATAAATCACCAATCCCCTGTTACCCACCCCAGATCCTCATCCCAGCACCCGCACACGTGGCCCAATCACAGAGCGAGTAAGCCTCTGAGAGTGTAAAGAGGACTGTAGATCACTTCTCCTTCCCTCCCTCGCGATCCCATTTCCAACTCCCTTTAAATACGGTCTGGcctctcattttcttcttccacattctccttcttctcttcttctccaaCCACAAGACACTCCCTCTCTCCTCCGCCCACCACCCAATTTTCTCACCCCACCGACAAACCCCACGGACCCAGAACGTCGTCGTAGGGAATGGCGTCGTCGGCGAGAGTAGATCTAGACGGCAACCCGATAAAGCCGATTACCATATGCATGATTGGAGCCGGAGGGTTCATTGGGTCCCACCTCTGCGAGAAGCTGATGTCGGAGACGCCGCACAAGGTCCTAGCTCTGGACGTCTACAATGACAAGATCAAGCACCTGCTCGAGCCCGAGAACGCGCACCCCTGGTCCGATCGCATCCAGTTCCACCGACTCAACATCAAGCAGGACTCGCGCCTCGAAGGGCTCATCAAAATGGCAGATCTGGTACAAcccatttcttcaatttttttttcatggcgATATTTTGCTTAATGTTGGGTATTTATCTTGATTTTGccataattttcttgttttttgaaTGGTTTGGATATGTGGGTTTTTTTGCAGACGATTAATCTGGCGGCGATCTGTACTCCGGCGGACTACAACACCCGCCCGCTTGACACCATCTACAGCAACTTCATCGATGCTTTGCCGGTGGTGGGTTTTCAGCTGCTGCATTTCGTTTCTTGTTTTGGGTTATTGGGATGGTGAAATTTGATTgcgaaatttgggattttgggtTGGTGGGGGTGGGAATTGATTGAAGTTGATGTGAGATTTGATGtgggtttttcttaaattttgctcttttttttttttttttttttttttttttttgtgattaatttatgTTAGGTGAAGTACTGCTCCGAAAACAACAAGCGGTTGATTCACTTTTCTACTTGTGAAGTGTATGGGAAAACCATTGGAAGCTATCTTCCTAAAGATAGTCCTCTTCGTCAGGTATCCcctctcttcctttctttttaattttctattatttattgttttgtttgtttttgttggacACGATTCAGATCTATGCCTTTCTTGGTGTTTGTTTTATCATAAAGTTCTTCAGCTGGATTATTTAAATGGTTTGATTGCGTAATTATAATATTGGGGTCTACAATTGTGTGTCGGTCTTATTGCATTATCCCCATTTGCTTAAATGTGCAGTATGGGATCTAATTCTAATTAGAGTATGTAAATTGTAGATCCAGAACATTATTTAACGGTTTTCTTCGGATATGAAGCATTTCTATGCTTTCATTGTGTAATGTGATTTCTTCAGAATGAGTCACTGATCAATGCAATAAGGTGTATTGAAGTTTGTTGATTTTGTTAATGGAAAACTTTACTTCTTGCGTGCTATGTTTTCATAGGATCCTGCTTATTATGTGCTTAAAGAAGATGAATCCCCTTGCATTTTTGGATCTATTGAGAAGCAGAGATGGTCCTATGCATGTGCAAAGCAATTGATCGAGAGGCTGATCTATGGTTGGTCATCTCTTTGTTCTACTTTTATGTGGTTGTTCATGAATTGGTATTTGTATAGGTTTCTGATTCTGagttaatttttcttgtttacAGCCGAGGGTGCGGAAAATGGTCTTGAATTTACCATTGTGAGACCCTTTAACTGGATTGGACCTAGGATGGATTTCATTCCTGGCATTGACGGCCCTAGTGAGGGTGTTCCAAGAGTTCTTGCATGCTTCAGTAATGTATGCCAGATAATAATTGAAACATTCCCTATTTGTTTCCATTATTTGTGTTGTGATCGTGCTCTGCTTTCATCTGTTACAGAATCTTCTTCGCCGTGAGCCTCTCAAGCTCGTAGATGGCGGCCAATCTCAAAGAACTTTTGTCTACATAAAGGATGCTATTGAAGCTGTTATGTTGATGATTGTAAGTGAAAATAAAGATCTCTTTTGCTCAAATTAATATTTAGCATGCAAAAGTTGTTGCTCAGTAATGTGATCCGTTTTCCTCAGGAAAATCCTGCTAGGGCCAATGGTCACATCTTCAATGTAGGCAACCCTAACAATGAAGTTACTGTTAGGCAGCTTGGTGAAATGATGACTGAGGTGAAGAATTGTCTATGATACCATCTTTCTTTTAGTTAATTAAGTTGCAGTAGCTATATTACATTAAATTCATATGGATACAAGGATCGATGGTGCCCTATACGTTACAGGTTTATGCGAAAGTAAGTAGCGAACCAAAACTGGAGACCCCCACCATTGATGTTAGCTCTCAAGAATTCTATGGAGTGGGATATGATGATAGTGACAAGAGAATTCCTGACATGACTATTATCAACAAGCAGCTTGGTATGTATCTTTCATTTACCTCGTCTTTAATCTGATTGAGCCGTGTGACTTAATGGCATTCTGACAACGTGATGGAACTATCTATGACAGGTTGGAATCCAAAGACCTCTCTCTGGGACTTGCTTGAATCAACCCTCACCTATCAGCATAGGACGTATGCCGAGGCTGTCAAGAAGGCCATTTCCCAATCATCAGCAATCTAAATAAGAGTGCCGTTGTTTGGTGCGACGAATCAAGGATCCTTGATCAGGTGTGCTATTGTTTGGGCAGGTGTTGAAATTCTTTCGAAAGAAGTCTTCAGATGTACCTTAATGTCTGACTTGAATATatagtacattttttttttttcattttcttgtctTACCGGTGTCGTTAGTGAAATAGTTCGTTGGGATTATGTCTGCAGAATATAATCTAGATTTCGTTTAGGGGGGGACTATGATATTACTGTTATTTGTCACCAGAGCTTTTGCTGCGACATGCTGGGGGCTATAAGAGGGGCCAATTATACAAGTCAAGttgtttctgttttattttgtgcCAGGGTGTTGTATTAATTTTCGATAACCCTCTCAGGAtctcttgttttcttctttaatatgttaatttattatttatttatttcaagcATTCTGCTTTCGTTCCGCATTCTCTTTTACAGCTAAAAATATGACAATTTTgacttttaaatttcatttataTCATAATAAATTTGTATGTAAACAAAGTAGTTTTGTGTgtatttaagtaataatatgAGCTCGTAGTTTCTTTAaattaatggagattttttttatagaatgaTTAAAATGCTTGACGGTGGATAATTTGAAGAACTAAAGCAAAAAGTTACGATAATTACATAgattattttggctaaaaagtgtAACATTAATATGAGATGGGGGGTGCAAAAACCATCATGGCCTAAGACAAGCAGGTCCTATAGCCGAAGCAAACGTCTCCTAGGCCTAAGATAGGCCTAGGGCCGGCATGTCCTATGTCCCATGTCCATGTGCCATTGAAAGGTTATAACACAAGGGACCAAGGGTTACCTTCAGGGTAAATCAATCCTTAGGTAAAACCAATTAACCTCGTGTTTGGTCCGGGTCCTTATCATATTGCATGTTAATTATACATTTTGAAACACaaacattttaacttaaaatGCACATATTAGAGAAGAGTAACTTACACGGAATGAATATGTTGCTACGGTGGTATCATTGTCAATAACATGTCGTTTGGATAGAAACTTGAACATCTTTATTATTGACATATGATGCCATTGTGTGCCGATAATCACGAGGATGAGCCTATGTTGGACGCTCAATCCTAGTCCAAGTTGCAGCGAGCTCACGCCAGCTACGAGAACAAAATCAAATTGGAAAATTGCTAGATAACTTCCAACTCAGTTTACCAAGCATCAGCCACCCACCCACATCAACCCTGTCTGTCTTGGTGACCGAAAGACAAATGCATGGGAAAGAGAATTTGACTGGATTAAGTTGACAAGGTTCTTCTTCCAGAGGTAGAGAGCAGCACATGACTCATCAGCTTTGCGCGTGACTTATCTGTAAATATTGATCATGAACCACGTTACTTCGGCCCACAGCAAACCATCAATtgccattaaaatttaaatgggtatttatttataggaaaactaatgaaaagggttttaaaagttttagttttaataaaaaaccatgctataagttttgtttaatgattagtacaaGGCCCATTTTAAAGTAGTCCAACTAAAAATGGcccaactataataaattatgatttgtcaaatttacccctaacttttttaggttgagttcCAAATTTTCGTTGttaatggagttcatcgttgttttgcagactttcttctcttttctttgaaacaaaaatatagatcctcatgctatttaatttatattttgtattatttcgttgaaatgtgaTCGTCGTTATTATTCATAGTGTATTCGAGAtactgttttttaatttttattcgtCAGTGGAGTTTATCGTTTATTtctccagaaaataaatttgagtcACTGTTTCTTGACTGTAAAAATAAACTGTCtctggattttaagtaacattgtttctggaatctaagtcactaTTTCTAGAATCTAAGTTACTATTTCTGGATCCAAATGAAATATACACATTGTTTCTTAAATGCAAgttagaaaagaaatagtgaaatttaCTGTATTTAGATTCAAAGCAAATTAAGCatcatgtttcttaaatataatcaacttatatatgaaagaaaagaaatagtcaaaggttaaaacatagacttgtttctggaatttaaatcattgtttctggaatttaagtcactgtttctagaATTTTAGTGCACAAACAAACACTATATCTGGAAAGAAAATAACCAAAATCCAGAAATAGTGActtaaattccaaaaacaatgaTTTAAATTCCAAAAAACTGCACCAAGTGGGAAACCAAGAAAACAGAAATTTCAAGTCCAACATCGCAGTTCCGGGAGTCGAAACAATTTCATGCTAAAAAAGTCAACAAACAAACCCTAGTCAATAGGTAGACGAAAAAGTCCTCTATAATAAAGGAGATATTGTCCTCTGTAGATGCGTCCATCCCATGATTCTACAATCCAACCCCTCAACGAAGTATCCCACATTTCttcttccaaattccaaattccaaatccTGCGTGTTTGGTTTGGGCAATGAGCCTCTAGAATCTCCGCCATGGTCAAATCCAAAGCTCCGAGGCAAACGACCGACTCCCACACTGTCAAACCCATTAACAAAACCATCAGAAAAAAGTCAACAAACAAACCCTGCAGTGCTTGAAGCATTAGACGTAAGGGAGTTGATGTCCAAACCAACATGGTTGTCATCAGGATCCTGGAACTCTTGGTTTTCGAAGACATCAAACTCGACACCGAAGATGTTGTTGTTGGGGTCGCCGTTGTTGGAGAAGTTGAAAAAACCCAATTGCTGCGCGGAGCTTGCATCGCTTAAGCTAGAGAAGGGTGAGAAGATGATGGTTTTTTATTGAACTTTGAGcccttttggttaaataatattttgaaatgatttttggttaaatatttgttgacccaagcccttttcattaaagctctctttatttattttagcaGAAACGGACAGTGCGCAAGTCCAAATGATTCCTAAGTACTTTTCACATGGTATTGTGAGCTGCAAACCTTTTTCACACTATATATTTAACCCAATCGatttttaacaaagaaaaaagtataTTTTGATGGCACTTTGGTAgctttgaagaagatgaagcttaAATTGCAATGTAATTTGTCAGTAGTCACATTAACAATTAGGAGCCaaaattttagaagaaaaaaccaCGAGTCTCATGTCCCTGCACGGACCACAGTCTCATGTCCATCCTTTCAATTCCAGTGTATCTCGCCATCACCAGACTCAATATTCTGCAGATTTTTCTCGGAAAGGAGAAAACTAGCACATATATGAAAGACGAGCTGAAAGAGCAAGAGCCGAGAATGGAAGAACACAAAAAGTCATAAGGTCACAGAAGAGAGTAAAGTAACGGTAAATGTTGTTTTGTAAAATATTCGAAGGTATGCATAGGCAATTAGGCATTCAAAATTCATTAAACGACGATGTTCACCTGCATGTTATGAAAATGAGTAAGCACTTTCAATGGAAGGGACCACGGTCTGAACTGCTTCTGTTGGATTTATCCAACATAAATCAACCTTTAAGTGGTCTACTACATGCAATAGAAATGTAATATTGGAGAATAATGTTGATTGTGATTTGATGTCTTAAAGATATCAATCATATATAAGGTGTTTGTTAGAACCAGTCAATAAACCCTAGCATGTCACCTCGTATCACAAGTCTCTAGGTAATCATGGATGCACACAGTCAACTGCCAGTTttgctttccagctttccagCTTTCTAGCTTTCTTTTCTCCTTGATTCAAGGCACTTAAATTGCTGATTACTTCTTAGTCTTGGGTTTGATGTAAATCACCTTGAATTAAGGAAAAGCTTGTATCCTAGGTTTACCCAGTCTCAAGGGTTTCATGTAAAGATGGTTGCTTGTAACCATTCACTTTTCTTGATTACATATACTGCCATGTACCTTCAGAACTCTTCAtgaaattcaatactttgaaactaAATTccatatggtatcagagcagtgtcATCCTTGACCTATCTTTGCTAGTTTAGTTTCTGCATCTATTCTTGTGAGCTTCTGTAATGGCTGAGGAAAGTTCAATTAATCTTGAGGGAGAAAGCTTGCAGATAGCTCCTTCAAGTTTCTTAGATTCCGAAGTCAATATCAATCAGCGCTTATGCTCGGTGCTGCTGAATGAGCTTAACTACCTTCCTTGGTTTAGGGCATTTTCACTTGCTCTAGGAAGAAGGGGAAAGTAGGGTTCATTAATGGAATTGTTGAAACTCCAGACCCTCCTTCTCAGGCCTATGAAGCATGGCCATGCAAGGATCAGTTTGTTATGTCCTTGTTGCTCAACACTGCAGAGAAACATGTTGATGAGATATTTAGTTATTCTGAATCGTCACAAGATTTGTGGAAATTTGTGAAGGATATGTATCGAAACCAGAACAAATACGCTCAGGTATTCTAGTTGAAAAATGTGTGTTTGTAGGGTATTCACCTACACAGAAGGGATATAAATGCTTCAATCCTCGCTTCAACAAATGTATTGTCTCTAGAGATGTCTTCTTTGATGAAGACACCTCTTTCTTTCAACCAAGAAGGCATGCTTCTTGTGAAGGGGAGTCTCTACAAGATTTGTTTCCATTACCTAGGTGCACAGAGCATGATGATGATGTTCCAACAGTGCATgatgtttgtaccatacttgaccaatcccgaaactactaagcaccggtcaacagcataccgtcaaggacccacaagacttttcctccaaccaggaggccaatcacaacacgacacatgtcggtatcagaagccaatcacagcgcgacacgtgtcgatatcagaggccaatcacaacacgacacgtgtcaacgtcacaacaaaactagaaactctcttctataaaaggggatcattctcccacaataatcccaaATGTCATtggtactaaactattcactataACTCACTAAAAAAGAGCTtaaacctatgtatttgtgtaaacccttcacaactaatgagaactcctctactccgtggaaatagccaatctgggtgaaccacgtacatcttgtgttgtttgcttccctatctctactcatttacatatttatccacactaatgaccagagcaatctagcgaaggtcacaaacttgacactttctgttgtaccaaagtcatcaccgattttgtgcatcaacatttggcgccgtctgtgggaatcacacttattcctactctctccagctttgtcaagctggtttccaccattcatacacattCTTTCGACCAGGCACCcctctccaacatggggagtGAAGGGAGCCACAACACGCAGAACGACACCCTCTTCGCACTTAGTGCGAAGCAACGAAAGAAGGAACGAAAGAAGTTTGCTTTTCAGGCTAAAGTCGATGAGCTAGAGGCTCAGAACAATAAGATAgcgataaagaatgagatcctcTAAGAGTAGTATGAGAAGCTTTTTAGGATGCTCCATGAAGCtaggcatactcaaacacacGAACTCATCGTCCCTGAGGAAGTCAACCACCACCTGGGTGTCCCCCAACACGAGGGATCACCTGTTTTCAACATGGATATCCCTAATAGGGAGCGAGttactcatcaaggtgttgatcaacatgagacCTCTCTCGACCCAGCTACTTCGACCCGAAGCAGGagaagtggaggaaggcacCTTTTTGCAGAAAGAGTAGAAGGATCAAAAGCCGTTTATCACGACTGTTGGGACTTCCTGAGGCAACGTCGAGAGAACCCCATCCACATAAGCTTGAAGGTCAATAAcccaagggtttctgaaagaTTCAGTCATCTCCCATGCCCCAAGCCAACTGCCAATCTAGGGAATGAGTGACATGTCCTAGAGGAATATGAAGGTACAGGGGACTCGAGGGCGTTTCGACAGGCTCGCCTTGGAAGTCAGTACggtgagtccaaagaaaaatctcatgcCCTTGATCAAGCTTTTCTACTTCCAAGAGGAGATGgagacttacgaaagaaggatcCAGCAGTACCTGACTCCACTTAGGACCCTTTTGTCCTACaactccttgaggaagtaaacaagttgaaggccgAACGTCAGGCCGAAATACCTGACTGGAACCAAGGCTTGGCCCTCTTACAAGGAAGATCCTTGACACCCCCTCCAAGCAAAGACAAAGTAGAAGCTTGGCTTACAGCTTTACACTGGAAGGGAGGACCCGATTGAACACCTTAACCTCTTTGAGTCCACCATGGCATATCAGATGCACACCGACGAAGAACGATGGTTTCTCTTTCCATTTACCTTCTCTGGCGGAGCTCTGAATTGGTATTGTTGTCTTCCACCTGAGACAGTAGACTCATTTGAGGAACTGAGGAAACTGTTTatctctcaacacatcttccaaacaGATCGCTTGCATTCCTCAGATGATTTGTACACTATTCGCCAAAAGCCGGACGAGCCACTACGAAAGTATGCCGGCCGCTTCAGCCATAAGTATTCTCGCTGCGCTGAAGCAGATGACAAGACCACCCTCAAAGCCTTCACGGCAAGCCTACGTGattgtttcttcaagtacatgatcaatgccaacacttggaagacttactctgGGGTGATGGCACAGGCTTACAACCACGCCTCCGCCGAAGCAAGGGCATACCAAGGGAACCCCCATATGGTTAACCCCTATCAacaagtgggaagtggaagtcAAGTTCTACCAAGTGAGGAGATCTTGGCCATTCAGACACCCATTGCATCATCTCCTGCCTCATTTAGCTACTCGCTAAGTCACCAAACGTATTTGTCTCTTGGTAAGAGGAAGAATTTTTACTCTCAGCAAGCTTATTACAACAAGAGGGATAAAAGTTCGTATCAAGACAACCAGGGGTGAACGTACCATTGACTATTATGACTATGGGGCCAAGCCTCATTTTTCAAAGTGGAGGACTGGGTACTGAAGGAAAATGCTATTATAAGAAGGCATACacattacaaatgttttgacTCTCAACCACTTGAGATCTTTTGTCACACAAGCCATTCggcaaatatttaaaaaagagGGAATTCAGACAACTTATTCTGAGTCTTTTGCATTCCTAGCACTAGAACACTTGGTCTACGCTGACCTACCCCTATACTCCA is a genomic window containing:
- the LOC137715451 gene encoding UDP-D-apiose/UDP-D-xylose synthase 2 — protein: MASSARVDLDGNPIKPITICMIGAGGFIGSHLCEKLMSETPHKVLALDVYNDKIKHLLEPENAHPWSDRIQFHRLNIKQDSRLEGLIKMADLTINLAAICTPADYNTRPLDTIYSNFIDALPVVKYCSENNKRLIHFSTCEVYGKTIGSYLPKDSPLRQDPAYYVLKEDESPCIFGSIEKQRWSYACAKQLIERLIYAEGAENGLEFTIVRPFNWIGPRMDFIPGIDGPSEGVPRVLACFSNNLLRREPLKLVDGGQSQRTFVYIKDAIEAVMLMIENPARANGHIFNVGNPNNEVTVRQLGEMMTEVYAKVSSEPKLETPTIDVSSQEFYGVGYDDSDKRIPDMTIINKQLGWNPKTSLWDLLESTLTYQHRTYAEAVKKAISQSSAI